Proteins from a genomic interval of Colletotrichum higginsianum IMI 349063 chromosome 6, whole genome shotgun sequence:
- a CDS encoding Mitochondrial carrier protein has product MSHDEHHDVHRGAPHSPDQEYGPYPTSTYPNYSSSRAFPAPAPTPARAAMATIEKAAAAIPVNETITAFDRWAAGASDAQFNALSGAVGGFTSGVVTCPLDVIKTKLQAQGGFNPVEKGRHVGHPKLYNGLLGTARVIWKDEGIRGMYRGLGPIVLGYLPTWAVWFTVYNKSKDYLKHRHENTVLINFWSSIIAGASSTIVTNPIWVIKTRLMSQSVAHDPGKHYSQFPRSGNTPTSRPTMHSSWHYRSTMDAARKMYTSEGVLSFYSGLTPALLGLTHVAVQFPAYEYLKTKFTGQGMGEPTPGDTQESQWMGVLGASILSKIMASSATYPHEVIRTRLQTQRKPVGGAEYLQGLGIKVTPSVTGEDGKTQQVLSPKYRGVASTFRTILKEEGWRAFYAGMGTNMMRAVPAATVTMLTYEYVMKHLNHARAEGKRKLERASAPAEP; this is encoded by the exons ATGTCTCACGACGAACACCACGACGTTCACCGAGGCGCGCCGCACTCGCCAGACCAAGAATATGGGCCGTATCCGACCTCAACATACCCCAACTATAGCAGCTCAAGAGCGTttccggccccggccccgacCCCTGCTCGCGCAGCAATGGCTACCATAGAGAAGGCTGCCGCTGCGATACCCGTAAACGAGACCATTACCGCCTTCGATAGGTGGGCCGCCGGTGCCTCCGACGCCCAGTTCAATGCCCTGTCCGGTGCAGTGGGAGGCTTCACTTCAGGCGTCGTGACGTGCCCGCTCGACGTCATCAAGACCAAGTTGCAAGCACAGGGTGGGTTTAATCCCGTCGAAAAAGGGAGGCATGTCGGCCACCCGAAACTCTACAACGGCCTGCTGGGCACCGCCCGTGTGATATGGAAAGACGAGGGCATACGGGGCATGTACAGGGGACTCGGCCCGATAGTACTGGGTTATTTGCCCACATGGGCTGTGTGGTTTACTGTCTACAATAAGAGCAAAGACTACCTGAAGCACCGCCATG AAAACACAGTGTTGATCAACTTTTGGTCATCCATCATAGCCGGTGCCAGTAGCACCATCGTCACGAACCCGATTTGGGTCATCAAGACTCGCTTAATGTCGCAGAGCGTTGCACACGACCCAGGCAAGCATTACTCGCAGTTCCCGAGATCAGGCAACACCCCGACTTCGAGACCGACAATGCACAGCTCGTGGCATTACCGGTCAACGATGGACGCGGCACGCAAGATGTACACTTCAGAGGGCGTGCTCTCCTTCTACTCAGGTCTCACTCCGGCCCTACTGGGTCTCACACATGTGGCCGTCCAGTTTCCCGCGTATGAGTACCTGAAGACAAAGTTTACCGGTCAGGGCATGGGAGAGCCGACTCCGGGCGACACACAAGAATCGCAGTGGATGGGAGTGCTGGGCGCTTCGATTTTGTCGAAGATCATGGCGAGCAGTGCTACATACCCGCACGAGGTCATCCGTACGAGGCTGCAGACCCAACGGAAGCCTGTAGGAGGGGCTGAGTATCTCCAAGGCCTGGGTATCAAGGTGACGCCCTCCGTGACAGGAGAGGATGGCAAGACGCAGCAGGTACTATCTCCAAAGTATCGTGGCGTGGCCAGCACCTTTCGGACCATTCTCAAAGAGGAGGGTTGGAGGGCTTTCTACGCTGGCATGGGCACCAACATGATGCGAGCGGTGCCAGCcgcgacggtgacgatgctGACGTACGAGTACGTGATGAAGCATTTGAACCACGCGAGGGCCGAGGGCAAGAGGAAATTGGAAAGGGCCAGCGCGCCTGCTGAGCCCTGA